One window of Mustela lutreola isolate mMusLut2 chromosome 13, mMusLut2.pri, whole genome shotgun sequence genomic DNA carries:
- the LOC131813522 gene encoding ras-like protein family member 11A — MRPPTMSGHCLLAPIPESSSDCLLPKDIKLAVLGAGRVGKSAMIVRFLTKRFIGDYEPNTGKLYSRLVYIEGDQLSLQIQDTPGGIQVQDNLTQVVDSLSKCVQWAEGFLLVYSITDYDSYQSIRPLYHHIRKVHPDSRAPVIIVGNKGDLLHARQVQTHDGIQLANELGSLFLEISTSENYEDVCDVFQHLCKEVSKLHSLSGERRRASIIPRPRSPNMQDLKRRFKQALSSKVKSPSALG, encoded by the exons ATGCGGCCGCCAACCATGTCTGGGCACTGTTTGCTCGCGCCCATCCCCGAGTCCTCCTCCGACTGCCTCCTGCCCAAGGACATCAAGCTGGCCGTGCTGGGCGCCGGCCGGGTGGGCAAGAGCG caatGATCGTGCGCTTCCTGACCAAGAGATTCATCGGCGATTATGAACCGAATACAG GCAAATTGTATTCACGGCTGGTCTACATAGAGGGAGACCAGCTATCCCTGCAGATCCAGGACACCCCCGGGGGCATCCAG GTCCAAGACAACCTGACCCAAGTAGTTGATTCCCTGTCCAAGTGCGTGCAGTGGGCAGAGGGCTTTCTGCTGGTCTACTCCATCACAGACTACGACAGCTACCAGTCCATCCGTCCCCTTTACCACCACATCCGGAAGGTCCACCCTGACTCTAGGGCCCCTGTCATTATCGTGGGCAACAAGGGAGACCTTCTCCATGCCCGTCAGGTGCAAACGCATGATGGCATTCAACTGGCCAATGAACTCGGCAGCCTGTTCCTTGAAATTTCCACCAGTGAAAACTATGAGGATGTCTGTGATGTGTTTCAGCATCTCTGTAAAGAGGTGAGCAAGCTGCACAGCCTCagcggggagaggaggagggcctCCATCATTCCCCGGCCGCGCTCTCCCAACATGCAAGACCTCAAGAGGCGCTTCAAACAGGCTCTGTCTTCCAAAGTGAAATCCCCCTCTGCACTGGGGTAA